In a single window of the Mauremys reevesii isolate NIE-2019 linkage group 3, ASM1616193v1, whole genome shotgun sequence genome:
- the RWDD1 gene encoding RWD domain-containing protein 1, giving the protein MTDYSEEQRNEREALESIYPDSFTVLSENPTSFTITVTSEAGENDETVQATLKFTYGEKYPDETPLYEIFSQENLEDNDVTDILSLLAQQAEENLGMVMIFTLVSAVQEKLNEIVDQIKTRQEEEKKQKEREAEEAEKLCFHGTPVTIENFLSWKAKFDAELLEIKRKKMKEEEQSGKNKLSGKQLFETDHNLDTSDIQFLEEAGNSVEVDESLFQEMDDLELDDEEDDPDYNPVDLDSE; this is encoded by the exons ATGACCGACTACAGCGAGGAGCAGCGCAACGAGCGGGAGGCGCTGGAGTCCATCTACCCGGACTCGTTCACGG tgttaTCAGAAAACCCAACAAGTTTCACTATCACAGTGACATCTGAAGCAGGAGAAAATGATGAAA CTGTCCAGGCAACCCTTAAATTTACCTATGGAGAAAAATATCCAGATGAAACTCCACTTTATGAAATATTCTCCCAGGAGAACCTTGAAGATAATGATGTCACAGACATATTAAGCCTTCTAGCACAACAG GCAGAAGAGAACTTGGGAATGGTGATGATCTTCACTCTAGTGTCAGCTGTGcaagagaaattaaatgaaatagTGGATCAAATAAAAACAAGgcaagaggaagaaaagaaacagaaggaaagagaagcagaggaggcagaaaag CTATGTTTCCATGGCACTCCTGTTACAATCGAGAATTTCCTAAGCTGGAAAGCAAAATTTGATGCAGAGCTCctagaaattaaaagaaaaaagatgaaAGAAGAGGAGCAATCAGGCAAAAATAAATTAAGTG GAAAACAACTATTTGAAACAGATCATAATCTTGATACATCTGACATTCAGTTCTTAGAAGAAG CTGGAAACAGTGTGGAAGTGGATGAATCCTTGTTCCAGGAAATGGATGACTTGGAGTTGGATGATGAAGAGGATGACCCTGATTACAACCCTGTTGATTTAGATAGTGAATAG
- the LOC120401914 gene encoding NADH dehydrogenase [ubiquinone] 1 alpha subcomplex subunit 11-like — translation MAGYWEIPEGTNCPRKAWITGRLGAALGLIGSAYHIVLYPPNSAVKAAQTAAMSTVTMATLGAVFGLTTCLSAQVREDPEDALNYFIGGCASGLVLGARNHSHIVGSSACVALGLVAAFTKIGKREGWKIA, via the coding sequence ATGGCCGGCTACTGGGAGATCCCGGAGGGGACCAACTGCCCCCGCAAGGCCTGGATCACCGGCCGCCTCGGGGCCGCGCTGGGCTTGATTGGTTCGGCATATCATATTGTATTGTACCCGCCTAACTCGGCCGTTAAGGCTGCGCAAACGGCAGCCATGAGCACTGTCACAATGGCTACTTTGGGAGCAGTATTTGGATTGACCACTTGCCTCAGTGCCCAAGTCCGGGAGGACCCGGAGGATGCCCTGAATTATTTCATAGGCGGTTGTGCATCAGGCCTTGTCTTGGGTGCAAGAAATCACAGCCATATCGTTGGTTCCTCAGCATGTGTGGCGCTAGGACTTGTGGCTGCTTTTACAAAGATAGGCAAGCGAGAAGGCTGGAAGATAGCATGA